The DNA window CGATCAGTTCATCCTGCGTCATCGGCCAACGTCTCCAGCGACACGTTCAGGGTCTTGAGCCGTCCGGCGAGTTCCCGGATCTCGATGGGCTTCATCCGGGCAAGCCGGGTTCTGCCATCGGACCGGATCGGCAAGGCCGACGACGGCGGTGCGATCTCCACGGGGTCGAGAGGCAGGAGGACGGTCACGCGCCGGCGCCGTGCGAGCCGCGCGAGCGCGGCCTCGTCCGAAGGCGCGATCCCGTCCGGTCCCGTCGCGATCAGGACCTCCGATCCCGCTGGCGCCATCTGTGCGAGCCGGGCCAGGACTTCCTCCAGCGATGGGCCGTCGCCGGGCGCCATCAGCGCGCGTTCGTGCTGGGCCGCCAGCATTTCGGCGATGGCGGACATCTGCCTGAAACCCTGGCCAGCCGGAACGGTAGCCGAACCATGGCTGTTGACCGCGAGCGCCCCTATCGAGGCGGACCGCTCGGCCGCCTCCCAGCCTCGCCTTGCCAGCGCGCGGGCGGCGCGGACCGAACGCAGCGCTTCGCCCGTTCCCCAGTGCATTGGTGGGCGGAAGTCGGCGACGAGAATCGTCGTGTCGTCCCGGTCTTCGTGGAAGCTGCGGACATGGATCTGCCCGGTGCGGGCTGTCGTCGACGGGTCGATGCGGCGCGCATCGTCGCCCTCCGCGAAGGCGCGGATCTCGCGAAGGTCGATGCCGGAGCCGGGCGGTTTGGCCGGCACTATGCCGGTGCGGCCGGAGGCGGGACGATGGCGGCCCGTCCGGGCTCCCGTCTGGCGCAGTTCCAGCAGTTCCTCGGCCGTCAGACGGATGCCGGGCGCACGCAAGGCCGACGTCACCATGGTGCGACGGCTTTCAGGGCGTCGGCAACGAGACTGCGGCCGGTCCGGCCTTCCGAACGGGCCGCCCATGTAGGAACGAGCCGGTGGGCGAGGGCGTCCGGCGCAAGCGCAATCACATCCTCGGGCAGACCGAAGTCGCGCCCCTTCAGCCAGGCCCGCGCCTGCACGGCGGCTGCGAGTGCCAGCGTGCCGCGTGGCGAGATCGGGTGCTCGACCCATTGGGACACCGCACCATCCCGGCGCGAGGCCATGACGAGA is part of the Hartmannibacter diazotrophicus genome and encodes:
- a CDS encoding DUF58 domain-containing protein — protein: MVTSALRAPGIRLTAEELLELRQTGARTGRHRPASGRTGIVPAKPPGSGIDLREIRAFAEGDDARRIDPSTTARTGQIHVRSFHEDRDDTTILVADFRPPMHWGTGEALRSVRAARALARRGWEAAERSASIGALAVNSHGSATVPAGQGFRQMSAIAEMLAAQHERALMAPGDGPSLEEVLARLAQMAPAGSEVLIATGPDGIAPSDEAALARLARRRRVTVLLPLDPVEIAPPSSALPIRSDGRTRLARMKPIEIRELAGRLKTLNVSLETLADDAG